The Streptomyces europaeiscabiei genome window below encodes:
- a CDS encoding fumarate reductase/succinate dehydrogenase flavoprotein subunit, which yields MTTSSEYADYVTGEPVVDGKAPEGPVAERWDKRRFEAKLVNPANRRKHTVIVVGTGLAGGSAGATLAEQGYHVVQFCYQDSPRRAHSIAAQGGINAAKNYRNDGDSVHRLFYDTVKGGDFRARESNVHRLAQISVEIIDQCVAQGVPFAREYGGLLDTRSFGGVQVSRTFYARGQTGQQLLLGAYQALSRQIAAGNIEMHPRTEMLDLIVIDGRARGIVARDLITGEIDTYFADAVVLASGGYGNVFYLSTNAMNSNATAVWRAHRRGALFANPCFTQIHPTCIPRTGDHQSKLTLMSESLRNDGRIWVPKARGDQRPANQIPEDERDYYLERIYPSFGNLVPRDIASRAAKNVCDEGRGVGPGGQGVYLDFADAIERMGRKAVEAKYGNLFDMYQRITDEDPYEVPMRIYPAVHYTMGGLWVDYDLQTTVPGLFAIGEANFSDHGANRLGASALMQGLADGYFVLPATINDYLARHPKQGEIGPEHPVVQEVLAETEDRLNLLLSVDGDRTPDSFHREVGELMWEFCGMARTDSGLRKALERIPQIREEFWRRIKVPGTGEEFNQSLEKANRIVDYLELAELMCLDALHRSESCGGHFREESQTPDGEAARRDEEFSYAAAWEFTGTGAAPVLHKEDLVFEYVHPTQRSYA from the coding sequence ATGACTACGTCCTCCGAGTACGCGGACTACGTGACCGGCGAACCGGTCGTCGACGGCAAGGCGCCCGAGGGCCCGGTCGCCGAACGCTGGGACAAGCGCCGCTTCGAGGCGAAGCTGGTCAACCCCGCCAACCGCCGCAAGCACACCGTCATCGTCGTCGGCACCGGCCTCGCCGGCGGCTCGGCCGGCGCCACGCTCGCCGAACAGGGTTACCACGTCGTCCAGTTCTGCTACCAGGACTCCCCGCGCCGCGCCCACTCGATCGCCGCGCAGGGCGGCATCAACGCCGCGAAGAACTACCGCAACGACGGCGACTCGGTACACCGGCTGTTCTACGACACCGTCAAGGGCGGCGACTTCCGGGCGAGGGAGTCGAACGTCCATCGTCTCGCGCAGATCTCCGTCGAGATCATCGACCAGTGCGTGGCGCAGGGCGTGCCGTTCGCCCGGGAGTACGGCGGTCTGCTCGACACCCGCTCCTTCGGCGGCGTACAGGTGTCCCGGACCTTCTACGCACGGGGCCAGACGGGCCAACAGCTGCTGCTCGGCGCGTACCAGGCACTGTCGCGACAGATCGCCGCCGGGAACATCGAGATGCATCCGCGGACCGAGATGCTCGACCTGATCGTGATCGACGGGCGGGCACGCGGGATCGTGGCGCGGGATCTGATCACCGGCGAGATCGACACGTACTTCGCCGATGCCGTGGTGCTGGCGAGCGGCGGATACGGGAACGTCTTCTACCTGTCGACCAACGCCATGAACTCCAACGCCACCGCGGTATGGCGGGCACACCGGCGCGGCGCGCTGTTCGCGAACCCGTGCTTCACCCAGATCCATCCGACGTGCATCCCGCGCACCGGCGACCACCAGTCCAAGCTGACGCTGATGAGCGAGTCGCTGCGCAACGACGGACGGATCTGGGTGCCGAAGGCGAGGGGTGACCAGCGGCCCGCGAACCAGATCCCCGAGGACGAACGCGACTACTACCTGGAGCGCATCTACCCGTCCTTCGGCAACCTCGTGCCCCGTGACATCGCCTCCCGCGCCGCGAAGAACGTCTGCGACGAGGGACGGGGCGTCGGCCCCGGCGGCCAGGGTGTCTATCTGGACTTCGCCGACGCCATAGAGCGGATGGGGCGCAAGGCGGTCGAGGCCAAGTACGGCAACCTCTTCGACATGTACCAGCGGATCACCGACGAGGATCCGTACGAGGTGCCGATGCGGATCTACCCCGCCGTGCACTACACGATGGGCGGGCTGTGGGTGGACTACGACCTCCAGACCACCGTCCCCGGCCTGTTCGCGATCGGCGAGGCCAACTTCTCCGACCACGGGGCCAACCGGCTCGGCGCGTCCGCGCTGATGCAGGGCCTCGCCGACGGGTACTTCGTGCTGCCGGCCACCATCAACGACTACCTCGCCCGGCATCCGAAGCAGGGCGAGATCGGTCCAGAACACCCTGTCGTCCAGGAGGTGCTGGCCGAGACCGAGGACCGGCTGAACCTGCTGCTCTCCGTCGACGGCGACCGCACGCCCGACTCCTTCCACCGCGAGGTCGGCGAGCTGATGTGGGAGTTCTGCGGCATGGCGCGCACCGACAGCGGACTGCGCAAGGCCCTGGAGCGGATTCCGCAGATCCGCGAGGAGTTCTGGCGGCGGATCAAGGTCCCGGGGACCGGCGAGGAGTTCAACCAGTCCCTGGAGAAGGCCAACCGGATCGTCGACTACCTGGAACTCGCCGAGCTGATGTGCCTCGACGCGCTGCACCGGAGCGAGTCGTGCGGCGGGCACTTCCGAGAGGAGTCCCAGACGCCCGACGGTGAGGCGGCCCGGAGGGACGAGGAGTTCTCGTACGCGGCCGCCTGGGAGTTCACGGGTACCGGCGCCGCCCCCGTCCTGCACAAGGAAGACCTGGTCTTCGAGTACGTCCACCCCACCCAGCGGAGCTACGCATGA
- a CDS encoding SAM-dependent methyltransferase, protein MERPAWAPRSIDISMPSVARMHDYYLGGSHNFEVDREAARRAMEFVPGLPKIMQANRAFMRRAVRYAAGSGITQFLDIGSGIPTFGNVHEVAQDASPGARVVHVDHDPVAVAHSQAVLEGNDDADVIAADLRKPLDILTSPHVERLIDLNRPVALLLVAILHFVEDTDDPYGAVAELRDALAPGSLLVVSHTSYEGIPLPRERVEGAVDVYKDIHNPLIMRSRGEIARFFEGYDMVEPGLVPMAKWRPDTAPDDEDPYAFSGFAGVGTKA, encoded by the coding sequence ATGGAGCGTCCCGCCTGGGCGCCGCGGAGCATCGACATCTCGATGCCGTCCGTGGCGCGCATGCACGACTACTACCTGGGCGGTTCGCACAACTTCGAGGTCGACCGGGAAGCGGCCCGAAGGGCCATGGAGTTCGTGCCGGGCCTGCCCAAGATCATGCAGGCGAACCGGGCGTTCATGCGCCGAGCCGTGCGGTATGCCGCCGGCTCGGGCATCACCCAGTTCCTGGACATCGGATCCGGGATCCCCACCTTCGGAAACGTGCACGAAGTCGCCCAGGACGCCAGCCCCGGCGCCCGGGTCGTCCACGTGGATCACGACCCGGTGGCCGTAGCACACAGCCAGGCGGTTCTGGAGGGGAACGACGACGCGGACGTGATCGCGGCCGACCTCCGCAAGCCCCTCGACATCCTCACGAGCCCCCACGTCGAGCGACTGATCGACCTGAACCGGCCGGTCGCCCTGCTCCTGGTTGCCATACTGCACTTCGTGGAGGACACGGACGACCCGTACGGAGCGGTGGCCGAGCTGCGCGACGCGCTCGCGCCCGGCAGCTTACTCGTCGTCTCGCACACCTCCTACGAGGGAATTCCGCTCCCCCGGGAGCGGGTCGAGGGCGCGGTGGACGTGTACAAGGACATTCACAATCCGCTGATCATGCGCTCTCGAGGTGAGATCGCGCGGTTCTTCGAGGGGTACGACATGGTGGAACCCGGACTGGTGCCGATGGCGAAGTGGCGGCCCGACACGGCTCCCGACGACGAGGATCCGTACGCCTTCTCGGGGTTCGCCGGCGTGGGGACCAAGGCGTGA
- a CDS encoding putative bifunctional diguanylate cyclase/phosphodiesterase — protein MRAEPDGPEDRLRRFATIWSRAVFPATSTSLTRPEFEEQLLPLARRLSEALLARTYDAEAAKAVGAALVEAHCTEPEALGRTLDCVDAYLVLYCGGDGPQEDLRARAARLQSAMAAGFAEALRQRTLAEQEAIARAALEAQGAVALALHATEARFRAVFEGAAIGIGIADLEGNILQVNGALQRMFGVTEQTMRGRRVPEWKHPEDAPQVWRLYEELVRGDREHYHTEKAFHRPDGTVLWTNLTVSLLRDADGRPQYQLALMEDTTERRLLNLRLRYEATHDALTGLPNRTLFFERLEKALAAGDGQRFGLCYLDLDGFKTINDSLGHAAGDRLLVEVADRLQSCATAPGEMVARLGGDEFVALTTGADTEREVDELADRIMNALVTPVRIEGRELLVRGSIGIVEGPAGERGPAEVLRSADITMYRAKSAGGNRYEMADAEADARAITRHGLTTALPAALDRGEFFIEYQPLVHLGDGTVRGAEALVRWLHPQHGVLGPDRFIPLAERTGLIVPLGRWVLEQSVRQARAWQERHGGTGAGGPLRVNVNLSPCQLTHPGLVQDTVDILERAGLQPDALCLEVTESALIGADDDLLKPLRRLSEMGVDIALDDFGTGYSNLANLRRLPVRVLKLDRSFTQSMQQFPADPVDLKIVEGIVSLAHSLDLAVTVEGVETGAQAEQLRILGCDTAQGWYYARPGPPERLHELALVDATG, from the coding sequence GTGAGGGCGGAGCCGGACGGGCCGGAGGACAGACTCCGCCGGTTCGCGACGATCTGGAGCCGCGCGGTCTTCCCCGCCACCTCCACGTCGCTGACCCGGCCCGAGTTCGAGGAACAGCTGCTGCCGCTGGCCCGCAGGCTGAGCGAGGCGCTGCTCGCCAGGACGTACGACGCCGAGGCGGCCAAGGCCGTCGGCGCCGCCCTCGTCGAGGCGCACTGCACCGAACCCGAGGCGCTCGGCCGGACGCTGGACTGCGTAGACGCCTATCTGGTGCTCTACTGCGGCGGCGACGGGCCCCAGGAGGATCTGCGGGCCCGCGCCGCACGGCTGCAGTCCGCGATGGCCGCCGGATTCGCCGAGGCGCTGCGGCAGCGGACACTGGCCGAGCAGGAGGCGATCGCCCGTGCGGCGCTGGAGGCCCAGGGCGCGGTCGCGCTGGCGCTGCACGCGACCGAGGCCCGTTTCCGCGCGGTGTTCGAGGGCGCCGCCATAGGCATCGGCATCGCCGACCTCGAAGGCAACATCCTCCAGGTCAACGGCGCGCTACAACGCATGTTCGGGGTCACCGAGCAGACGATGCGCGGGCGCCGCGTCCCGGAGTGGAAACACCCCGAGGACGCGCCCCAGGTGTGGCGCCTCTACGAGGAGCTGGTCCGCGGCGACCGCGAGCACTACCACACCGAAAAGGCGTTCCACCGACCGGACGGAACGGTCCTGTGGACCAACCTGACGGTGTCCCTGCTGCGGGACGCGGACGGCCGGCCCCAGTACCAGCTGGCCCTCATGGAGGACACCACCGAGCGCCGGCTGCTCAACCTCCGCCTCCGCTACGAGGCCACGCACGACGCGCTCACCGGACTGCCCAACCGCACCCTGTTCTTCGAGCGCCTGGAGAAGGCTCTCGCCGCGGGCGACGGCCAGCGCTTCGGCCTCTGCTACCTCGACCTCGACGGCTTCAAGACCATCAACGACAGCCTCGGCCACGCGGCCGGGGACCGGCTGCTCGTCGAGGTCGCCGACCGGCTGCAGTCCTGCGCGACCGCGCCCGGCGAGATGGTCGCCCGGCTCGGCGGTGATGAGTTCGTGGCGCTGACCACCGGCGCCGACACCGAACGCGAGGTCGACGAACTCGCCGACCGCATCATGAACGCGCTGGTCACCCCGGTCCGCATCGAAGGCCGGGAGCTGCTGGTCCGTGGCAGCATCGGCATCGTCGAGGGACCGGCGGGGGAGCGCGGCCCGGCGGAGGTGCTGCGCAGCGCCGACATCACGATGTACCGGGCCAAGTCGGCGGGCGGCAACCGCTACGAGATGGCCGACGCGGAGGCCGACGCGCGCGCGATCACCCGGCACGGGCTGACCACCGCCCTGCCCGCGGCCCTGGACCGGGGCGAGTTCTTCATCGAGTACCAGCCGCTGGTCCATCTCGGTGACGGGACCGTGCGCGGTGCAGAGGCCCTGGTCCGCTGGCTGCACCCGCAGCACGGAGTCCTCGGCCCCGACCGCTTCATCCCGCTCGCCGAGCGCACCGGCCTGATCGTGCCGCTCGGCCGCTGGGTCCTGGAGCAGTCGGTGCGGCAGGCCCGCGCGTGGCAGGAACGGCACGGCGGCACGGGAGCGGGCGGCCCGCTGCGCGTCAACGTCAACCTCTCCCCGTGTCAGCTGACCCACCCCGGGCTGGTCCAGGACACGGTGGACATCCTGGAGCGCGCCGGGCTCCAACCGGACGCCCTCTGCCTGGAGGTCACCGAGTCCGCCCTGATCGGCGCCGACGACGACCTGCTCAAACCCCTGCGCAGACTTTCCGAGATGGGCGTCGACATCGCCCTCGACGACTTCGGCACCGGCTACTCCAACCTCGCCAACCTCCGCCGGCTGCCGGTCCGTGTCCTGAAGCTGGACCGGTCCTTCACCCAGAGCATGCAGCAGTTCCCGGCCGACCCCGTCGACCTGAAGATCGTCGAGGGGATCGTCTCCCTCGCCCACAGCCTCGACCTCGCGGTCACCGTCGAGGGCGTCGAAACCGGCGCTCAGGCCGAACAGCTGCGGATACTGGGCTGCGACACGGCCCAGGGCTGGTACTACGCCCGCCCGGGCCCGCCCGAGCGGCTGCACGAACTGGCGCTGGTGGACGCGACGGGATAG
- a CDS encoding succinate dehydrogenase/fumarate reductase iron-sulfur subunit, translating to MKLTLRVWRQRAADADGAMSTYEVDGISPDMSFLEMLDTLNEELILRGEDPVAFDHDCREGICGACSLVINGDAHGPERTTTCQLHMRSFADGDTIDVEPWRASAFPVIKDLVVDRTAFDRIIQAGGYITAPTGAAPEAHATAVPKPDADFAFEHAECIGCGACVAACPNGAAMLFTSAKINHLNVLPQGAPERETRVLDMVEQMDEEGFGGCTLAGECATACPKGIPLVSITGMNKEWLRAARRAGKR from the coding sequence ATGAAGCTCACCCTGCGCGTATGGCGGCAGCGGGCCGCCGACGCCGACGGCGCCATGTCCACGTACGAGGTGGACGGCATCTCGCCCGACATGTCCTTCCTGGAGATGCTCGACACGCTCAACGAGGAACTCATCCTGCGCGGTGAGGACCCGGTGGCCTTCGACCACGACTGCCGCGAGGGGATCTGCGGGGCGTGCTCGCTGGTCATCAACGGGGACGCGCACGGGCCGGAGCGGACGACGACCTGTCAGCTGCACATGCGGTCCTTCGCGGACGGCGACACGATCGACGTGGAGCCGTGGCGGGCGTCGGCGTTCCCGGTGATCAAGGACCTCGTGGTGGACCGGACGGCGTTCGACCGGATCATCCAGGCCGGTGGGTACATCACGGCGCCGACCGGGGCCGCGCCGGAGGCGCATGCCACGGCCGTTCCGAAGCCGGACGCGGACTTCGCGTTCGAGCACGCGGAGTGCATCGGGTGCGGGGCCTGTGTGGCCGCGTGTCCCAACGGGGCGGCGATGCTGTTCACCTCGGCCAAGATCAACCATCTGAACGTGCTGCCGCAGGGGGCGCCCGAGCGGGAGACGCGGGTGCTGGACATGGTGGAACAGATGGACGAGGAGGGGTTCGGGGGGTGCACGTTGGCCGGCGAGTGCGCGACCGCTTGCCCCAAGGGGATTCCGCTGGTGTCCATCACCGGCATGAACAAGGAGTGGCTGCGGGCTGCCCGTAGGGCCGGGAAGCGGTAG
- a CDS encoding lysophospholipid acyltransferase family protein — protein MSVWLPSAPCSPRACVAATVPVVAVPRAVARFVAVVALVVVGVMVSLVGLRLPAGVVRRWSRWVVRASGVRVRISGVAPPTGGLLLVANHVSWLDIPLLGAVRPARMLAKSDIRGWPVTGALIARSGVLFIERDRIRALPETVARIVDALRGGAAVVAFPEGSTWCGRAQGRFRRAVFQAALDADVPVQPVRVRYRSTAGGASTTPAYVGDDPLLASVWRVVSAHGVVAEVEVRPVIAPAGHLDRRALAQAAQTAVIDVAAMVEHMPDARGGCRGGRPSSAAGFPPRPATEIGTGPRPGIG, from the coding sequence ATGAGCGTGTGGCTGCCCAGCGCGCCCTGCAGCCCGCGGGCGTGCGTGGCGGCGACCGTGCCGGTCGTCGCCGTGCCGCGCGCCGTCGCGCGGTTCGTGGCGGTCGTGGCCCTGGTCGTCGTCGGGGTCATGGTGAGCCTCGTCGGCCTGCGGCTGCCGGCCGGCGTGGTGCGGCGGTGGAGCCGGTGGGTCGTGCGGGCCTCGGGGGTCCGGGTACGGATCTCCGGCGTCGCCCCGCCCACCGGCGGACTGCTGCTCGTCGCCAACCACGTCTCCTGGCTGGACATACCGCTGCTCGGCGCGGTCCGTCCCGCGCGGATGCTCGCCAAGTCGGACATTCGCGGGTGGCCGGTGACAGGCGCTCTCATCGCGCGGAGCGGGGTGCTGTTCATCGAGCGGGACCGCATCCGCGCGCTGCCGGAGACGGTCGCCCGCATCGTCGACGCCCTGCGCGGTGGTGCGGCCGTCGTCGCCTTCCCCGAGGGGAGCACCTGGTGCGGCCGCGCGCAGGGCCGCTTCCGGCGGGCCGTGTTCCAGGCCGCGCTCGACGCCGACGTGCCCGTGCAGCCGGTGCGCGTCCGCTACCGTTCCACCGCGGGCGGGGCGAGCACCACGCCCGCCTACGTCGGGGACGACCCGCTGCTCGCGTCGGTGTGGCGGGTGGTGTCGGCGCACGGCGTCGTCGCGGAGGTGGAGGTACGGCCCGTCATCGCCCCGGCCGGCCACCTCGACCGGCGGGCCCTGGCACAGGCCGCGCAGACGGCGGTGATCGACGTGGCCGCCATGGTCGAGCACATGCCGGATGCGCGCGGCGGTTGCCGGGGCGGACGGCCGAGCTCCGCGGCCGGGTTCCCACCGAGGCCCGCGACGGAGATCGGCACCGGCCCTCGACCGGGGATCGGATGA
- a CDS encoding LysR family transcriptional regulator gives MQFQQLQYFVAVAETRHFTRAAELVHVAQPSLSQQIKALERELGADLFRRARGNITLTDAGEALLPLARRILADTDTARHEVQELVQLRRGRVRLGATPSLCTGLLPDVLRAFHDRYPGIRLLIEEGGSHDLVRQLARGALDLALVVLPLPTPSPALTTVELLREDLVVVSSPDEPRPGNGRRTVRVPDLEGERLVMFRHGYDLRELTVAACRSAGFEPDFAVEGGEMDAVLGFVRAGLGVAVVPRMVATRSGRGLRVTPLARPGLHRTIALAHRSDVAPPRAARELQRMLVER, from the coding sequence ATGCAGTTCCAGCAGCTCCAGTACTTCGTGGCGGTGGCGGAGACCAGGCATTTCACCCGGGCCGCCGAGCTGGTCCATGTGGCGCAGCCGTCGCTCTCGCAGCAGATCAAGGCGCTGGAACGGGAGTTGGGGGCGGACCTCTTCCGGCGGGCGCGCGGCAACATCACCCTCACCGACGCCGGTGAGGCGCTGCTGCCGCTGGCCCGCCGCATCCTCGCGGACACGGACACCGCCCGGCACGAGGTGCAGGAGCTGGTCCAGCTGCGCCGGGGCCGGGTCCGGCTCGGCGCGACCCCGAGCCTGTGCACGGGTCTGCTTCCGGACGTGCTGCGCGCCTTCCACGACCGCTATCCCGGCATCCGGCTGCTGATCGAGGAGGGCGGCTCGCACGACCTCGTACGGCAGCTGGCCCGGGGCGCCCTCGACCTGGCCCTGGTCGTCCTGCCCCTCCCCACGCCCTCCCCCGCTCTGACCACGGTGGAGCTGCTGCGCGAGGACCTGGTCGTGGTCTCCTCCCCGGACGAACCGAGGCCCGGCAACGGCCGCCGTACCGTCCGCGTCCCCGACCTGGAGGGCGAGCGTCTTGTCATGTTCCGCCACGGCTACGACCTGCGCGAACTCACGGTGGCCGCATGCCGCTCCGCCGGCTTCGAGCCGGACTTCGCGGTGGAGGGCGGTGAGATGGACGCGGTGCTGGGCTTCGTCCGGGCCGGCCTCGGCGTCGCCGTCGTCCCCCGTATGGTCGCCACCCGCTCCGGCCGGGGCCTGCGGGTCACCCCGCTGGCCCGGCCCGGCCTGCACCGCACGATCGCCCTGGCCCACCGCAGCGATGTGGCTCCGCCCAGGGCCGCGCGGGAGTTGCAGCGGATGTTGGTCGAGCGATGA
- a CDS encoding succinate dehydrogenase, whose amino-acid sequence MARSVWDSSLGKKTVMAVSGLIMLAYLVAHMLGNLKIFFGSDEFNGYAHWLRTLGEPFLHHEWALWIVRVVLVVAVVAHATAAYQLSRRDIRARPDKYVHKKRRASYATRTMRWGGVILGLFIVWHILDLTTGTVHPNGFEAGHPYQNVIDTFSTWYGNVIYIVAVLALGLHIRHGFWSAAQTLGAGSRTRDRALRTTANALALVLTLGFVSVPLAVMTGVVS is encoded by the coding sequence CTGGCGCGCTCGGTGTGGGACAGCTCCCTCGGCAAGAAGACGGTGATGGCCGTCAGCGGACTGATCATGCTGGCGTACCTGGTCGCCCACATGCTCGGCAACCTCAAGATTTTCTTCGGCTCGGACGAGTTCAACGGATACGCGCACTGGCTGCGCACCCTCGGCGAGCCCTTCCTGCATCACGAGTGGGCCCTGTGGATCGTCCGCGTGGTCCTCGTCGTCGCGGTCGTCGCCCACGCCACGGCCGCCTACCAGCTCAGCCGCCGCGACATCAGGGCCCGGCCGGACAAGTACGTCCACAAGAAGCGCCGCGCGAGCTACGCGACCCGCACCATGCGCTGGGGCGGCGTCATCCTCGGCCTCTTCATCGTCTGGCACATCCTCGACCTGACCACCGGCACCGTCCACCCGAACGGCTTCGAGGCCGGACACCCGTACCAGAACGTCATCGACACCTTCTCCACCTGGTACGGCAACGTCATCTACATCGTCGCGGTGCTCGCCCTCGGCCTGCACATCCGGCACGGCTTCTGGAGCGCCGCACAGACCCTCGGCGCCGGCAGCCGTACCCGCGACCGCGCCCTGAGGACCACCGCGAACGCCCTGGCCCTGGTGCTGACCCTGGGCTTCGTCTCCGTACCCCTCGCCGTCATGACCGGAGTGGTGAGCTGA
- a CDS encoding SCO0930 family lipoprotein has product MKTSWRSASLVATAAAVLVLTTACGQEQGSTSSQNVGAASTPTLGAGTIAGTGTGTAGVGAAGSDTSDQAQSTTAASAGQLTVWNSDEYGKVLTDSAGRTLYRFDKDSFEPPKTTCEGECATTWPPVPASGATAAEGVDKALLGEVSRPDGTKQLTVGGWPMYYFAKDTKAGDIKGQGLKGTWFASAPNGKKASTKGGSGGGTGGTGGTGGEAVEQAGLTTRNDAKLGEIVVDKNGMTVYRFLKDKQWPMSTKCTGACLDKWPVVAPVDKNDTKGILLKGYTVFDRPDGFKQQTINCIPLYTFANDKSPGDTNGQGVGGTWFAINGDGEPIGAQK; this is encoded by the coding sequence ATGAAGACCTCCTGGCGGAGCGCCTCACTCGTAGCGACAGCTGCGGCTGTACTGGTGCTGACGACGGCGTGCGGTCAGGAACAGGGGTCGACGTCCTCGCAGAACGTGGGCGCCGCTTCCACCCCGACGCTCGGCGCCGGCACCATCGCGGGCACCGGGACCGGCACGGCCGGTGTCGGCGCGGCCGGTTCCGACACGTCGGACCAGGCCCAGTCCACCACGGCGGCCTCCGCGGGCCAGCTGACGGTGTGGAACAGCGACGAGTACGGCAAGGTCCTCACGGACAGCGCCGGACGCACCCTGTACCGCTTCGACAAGGACTCCTTCGAGCCGCCGAAGACGACCTGTGAGGGCGAGTGCGCCACCACCTGGCCGCCGGTGCCCGCCTCGGGCGCCACCGCCGCCGAGGGTGTCGACAAGGCTCTGCTCGGCGAGGTCAGCCGTCCCGACGGCACCAAGCAGCTGACGGTCGGCGGCTGGCCCATGTACTACTTCGCCAAGGACACCAAGGCCGGTGACATCAAGGGCCAGGGCCTCAAGGGCACCTGGTTCGCCTCGGCCCCCAACGGCAAGAAGGCCTCCACCAAGGGCGGTTCCGGCGGCGGTACGGGCGGCACCGGCGGCACCGGTGGCGAGGCCGTCGAGCAGGCCGGCCTGACCACCCGCAACGACGCCAAGCTCGGCGAGATCGTCGTCGACAAGAACGGCATGACGGTCTACCGGTTCCTCAAGGACAAGCAGTGGCCGATGTCCACCAAGTGCACCGGCGCCTGCCTCGACAAGTGGCCCGTCGTCGCCCCGGTCGACAAGAACGACACCAAGGGCATCCTGCTGAAGGGCTACACGGTCTTCGACCGTCCTGACGGCTTCAAGCAGCAGACCATCAACTGCATCCCGCTCTACACCTTCGCCAACGACAAGTCGCCCGGCGACACCAACGGCCAGGGTGTCGGCGGCACCTGGTTCGCCATCAACGGCGACGGAGAGCCGATCGGCGCGCAGAAGTAA
- a CDS encoding GNAT family N-acetyltransferase, with product MTASTLDSLPQSTAPIRYTVTLARSEEDVRAAQRLRHDVFAGEMGALPAGSQPGLDVDPFDAYCDHLLVRETLTGQVVGTYRLLPPERAAVAGRLYSEGEFDLTRIDAIRPGLVEVGRSCVHPDHRDGAVIGLIWAGIARYMLDRGHEWLAGCCSIPLADGGALAAAAWDRVRDKHLAPQEYRVRPLLPWIPKGEAPVGRTELPPLLRGYLRLGAWVCGEPAYDPDFGVADLYVLLSMRRVDARYLRHFLSLVPAA from the coding sequence ATGACCGCCTCCACCCTCGACAGCCTGCCCCAGTCGACGGCCCCCATCCGCTACACCGTCACCCTGGCCCGCAGCGAGGAGGACGTCCGTGCCGCTCAGCGGCTGCGGCACGACGTGTTCGCCGGGGAGATGGGCGCCCTGCCGGCCGGCTCGCAGCCGGGGCTCGACGTCGACCCGTTCGACGCGTACTGCGACCACCTGCTCGTCCGGGAGACGCTGACCGGACAGGTCGTCGGGACCTACCGGCTGCTGCCGCCCGAGCGGGCCGCCGTCGCCGGACGGCTGTACTCCGAGGGCGAGTTCGACCTCACCCGCATCGACGCCATCCGGCCCGGCCTCGTCGAGGTCGGCCGCTCCTGTGTCCACCCCGACCACCGGGACGGCGCGGTCATCGGCCTCATCTGGGCGGGCATCGCCCGCTACATGCTCGACCGGGGTCACGAGTGGCTGGCCGGCTGCTGCTCCATCCCGCTCGCCGACGGCGGGGCTCTCGCCGCGGCTGCCTGGGACCGGGTGCGGGACAAGCACCTTGCGCCGCAGGAGTACCGGGTACGGCCGCTGCTGCCCTGGATCCCGAAGGGCGAGGCCCCGGTCGGCCGTACGGAACTGCCCCCGCTGCTGCGCGGCTATCTGCGGCTCGGCGCATGGGTGTGCGGCGAGCCCGCGTACGACCCGGACTTCGGCGTCGCGGACCTGTACGTGCTGCTGTCGATGCGCCGGGTCGACGCCCGCTACCTGCGGCACTTCCTCTCGCTCGTCCCGGCGGCGTGA